In the Leptospira sp. WS4.C2 genome, one interval contains:
- a CDS encoding ABC transporter permease codes for MPSKWNFGTLGLKLATILGFLFIHIPIFIIIMYAFSTDEKTFQFPLPGFTLKWFGVAWERNDIWEAIILSSQVASISTAMAIVLGTLACLAVYRSKFFGREVISFLVILPIALPGIVTGISLRSAMSLFGIPFSTWTIVIAHATFCIVTVYNNVLARLRRSSHSMVEASMDLGANPWQTFRFVILPNIATALLAGGMLSFALSFDEVIVTTFTAGQQSTVPIWMLTEFIRPRQRPVTNVVAVFVILVTTLPILVAYYLTKEDEGGKK; via the coding sequence ATGCCCTCTAAATGGAATTTTGGAACCCTTGGATTAAAACTGGCAACCATCCTTGGTTTTCTTTTTATTCACATACCTATTTTTATTATCATCATGTATGCCTTCTCTACAGATGAAAAAACATTTCAATTTCCATTGCCTGGATTTACTCTCAAATGGTTTGGAGTCGCTTGGGAGAGAAATGATATTTGGGAAGCCATTATTCTTTCTTCACAAGTGGCATCTATCTCCACGGCGATGGCCATTGTCCTCGGAACCTTGGCATGCCTTGCAGTATATAGGAGTAAATTTTTTGGAAGGGAAGTGATTTCCTTTTTAGTCATTCTACCGATTGCACTTCCTGGAATTGTAACTGGTATTTCGTTACGATCCGCCATGTCTCTTTTTGGAATTCCTTTTAGTACCTGGACCATTGTCATTGCTCACGCAACATTCTGTATTGTGACAGTTTACAACAACGTACTGGCGAGACTTCGTCGGAGCTCTCATTCGATGGTGGAAGCTTCTATGGACCTAGGTGCCAACCCATGGCAAACCTTTCGTTTTGTTATTTTGCCAAACATCGCCACCGCTTTGTTAGCTGGTGGAATGTTGTCATTTGCATTATCATTTGATGAGGTGATTGTCACAACCTTTACTGCGGGCCAACAATCCACGGTCCCAATTTGGATGTTAACGGAGTTCATTCGTCCAAGACAAAGGCCTGTCACCAATGTGGTAGCTGTCTTTGTCATTCTTGTAACAACATTACCGATTCTTGTAGCTTACTATTTAACCAAAGAAGATGAAGGTGGGAAAAAATAG
- a CDS encoding ABC transporter permease, protein MTNTLDKFFTFLFYRKGLAIFLLLAPLLIWLGVVYLGSLFTLLIQSFFSIDSFSGVIKREFTLESYYDLFRQSTNWDIIIRTTTMAFTVTIVSAIIAFPIAYYMAMYAGPKLKPILYLGVMLPLWSSYLVKVYSWKLIMAKEGILTWCLEKLGLLHLLDVVLSLPVIGGSSLSFSYIGMFLVFVYIWLPYMILPIQASLERIPKSLLEASSDLGGGPAQTFRKVVLPLAFPGVVAGSIFTFSLTLGDYIIPTIIGNSSYFIGMAVYTHQGTAGNIPLAAAFSMIPILIMMVYLMIAKRLGAFDAL, encoded by the coding sequence ATGACAAATACTCTAGATAAGTTCTTTACTTTTCTTTTTTATCGGAAGGGTCTTGCGATTTTTTTGTTACTCGCACCACTTCTCATTTGGCTTGGTGTTGTCTATTTAGGATCTCTGTTTACACTTCTCATTCAGAGTTTTTTTTCCATTGATTCTTTTTCTGGAGTCATCAAACGCGAATTTACACTCGAATCTTATTACGATCTTTTCCGCCAAAGTACGAATTGGGATATCATCATTCGCACCACAACAATGGCTTTTACGGTAACGATCGTTAGTGCTATTATAGCTTTTCCAATCGCTTATTATATGGCGATGTATGCGGGTCCCAAATTAAAACCCATTCTTTATTTAGGGGTGATGTTGCCACTTTGGTCTAGTTATCTAGTAAAAGTATATTCTTGGAAACTCATTATGGCCAAAGAAGGAATTTTGACTTGGTGTTTAGAAAAACTAGGACTCCTACATCTTTTAGATGTTGTGCTTTCTCTACCAGTAATTGGGGGAAGTTCCTTATCGTTTTCTTACATTGGGATGTTTTTGGTTTTCGTTTATATCTGGCTTCCCTATATGATCCTTCCCATTCAAGCCTCTCTGGAACGGATTCCAAAATCATTACTTGAGGCATCTTCCGACTTAGGTGGCGGCCCGGCCCAAACTTTCCGCAAAGTCGTTTTGCCTTTGGCTTTTCCGGGAGTAGTGGCAGGTTCCATCTTTACCTTCTCACTTACATTAGGTGATTATATCATCCCAACCATTATTGGAAATTCTAGTTATTTTATTGGAATGGCTGTTTATACCCATCAAGGAACCGCAGGGAATATTCCTTTAGCGGCTGCCTTTTCCATGATCCCGATTCTTATCATGATGGTGTATCTCATGATTGCCAAACGATTAGGAGCTTTCGATGCCCTCTAA